In Paenibacillus sp. 1781tsa1, one DNA window encodes the following:
- a CDS encoding malate:quinone oxidoreductase produces MSQGQTSTDVILIGAGIMSATLGTLLKELAPDWNIKVFEKLATAGEESSNEWNNAGTGHAALCELNYTVERPDGTVDISKAIKVNEQFQISKQFWSYLVNSRLIRNPRDFIMPIPHLSYVHGESNVQFLKRRYDSLSNHPLFAGMEFSDDKKELAKWMPLMMKDRTSNEPVAATKIDSGTDVNFGALTRMLIKHMKEQNVGIHYQHSVKNMKRTSDGQWELSVKNLKSGAVERHKAKFVFIGAGGGSLHLLQKTGIPEGKHIGGFPVSGIFMVCKNQKVVEQHHAKVYGKASVGAPPMSVPHLDTRFIDNKKSLLFGPFAGFSPKFLKTGSNADLITSVKMHNLLTMLAAGVKEISLTKYLIQQLMLSKEQRMAELRDFVPGAKSEDWDMVLAGQRVQVIKDTVQGGKGTLQFGTEVVTSADGTIAALLGASPGASTAVQVMLEILQRCFPQHMEAWEPKIKEMIPSYGISLVENLDLLKEVHSSTAKALGLSDEKHVLHV; encoded by the coding sequence ATGAGCCAGGGACAAACGAGTACAGATGTGATCTTGATTGGTGCCGGAATTATGAGTGCAACTTTGGGAACTTTGCTAAAAGAATTGGCACCAGACTGGAATATTAAGGTTTTCGAAAAGCTAGCCACTGCAGGAGAGGAAAGCTCCAACGAATGGAATAATGCCGGAACCGGGCATGCTGCATTGTGCGAACTTAACTATACCGTTGAACGACCAGACGGAACCGTAGATATTAGCAAAGCAATTAAAGTGAATGAACAATTTCAGATCTCAAAGCAATTTTGGTCCTATCTCGTCAATAGCCGTCTGATTCGTAATCCGCGGGACTTCATTATGCCGATTCCTCATTTGAGTTATGTACACGGAGAGAGCAATGTCCAGTTTTTGAAAAGACGTTATGACTCCTTGTCGAATCACCCGTTGTTTGCAGGCATGGAATTCTCGGATGACAAGAAAGAGCTGGCGAAATGGATGCCGCTGATGATGAAAGATCGTACCAGTAATGAACCTGTTGCAGCGACCAAAATTGACTCCGGTACGGACGTTAACTTTGGTGCTTTAACGCGTATGCTGATCAAACATATGAAAGAACAAAACGTGGGTATCCACTACCAACATAGCGTGAAGAATATGAAACGTACCAGCGATGGACAATGGGAATTATCCGTGAAAAACCTGAAGAGTGGTGCAGTCGAACGCCATAAGGCGAAGTTTGTCTTCATTGGCGCCGGCGGCGGAAGTCTGCATTTGCTCCAGAAGACGGGCATTCCGGAAGGCAAACATATCGGAGGATTCCCGGTCAGTGGCATCTTTATGGTGTGCAAAAATCAAAAAGTCGTGGAACAGCATCACGCCAAGGTATATGGCAAGGCTTCGGTAGGGGCTCCGCCAATGTCCGTTCCGCATCTGGATACCCGATTTATCGACAATAAGAAGTCGCTGTTATTCGGACCGTTTGCCGGGTTCTCGCCGAAGTTCCTGAAGACGGGTTCCAATGCCGACTTAATCACGTCGGTTAAGATGCACAATCTGCTTACGATGCTCGCAGCAGGTGTCAAAGAAATCTCTTTGACCAAATATCTAATTCAACAACTCATGTTATCGAAAGAACAGCGTATGGCAGAATTGCGTGACTTTGTTCCGGGTGCGAAGAGTGAGGATTGGGATATGGTTCTTGCAGGGCAGCGTGTTCAGGTCATCAAGGATACCGTTCAAGGTGGCAAGGGTACGCTCCAATTCGGTACAGAAGTAGTCACATCTGCTGATGGAACAATCGCGGCTTTGCTGGGTGCATCACCGGGTGCATCCACCGCGGTTCAGGTCATGCTTGAGATTCTTCAGCGTTGCTTCCCGCAGCATATGGAGGCATGGGAGCCGAAGATCAAGGAAATGATTCCATCCTATGGCATATCACTTGTTGAGAACCTGGATCTTCTCAAAGAGGTTCATTCTTCAACAGCCAAGGCACTGGGATTATCGGATGAAAAACATGTCCTTCACGTATAG
- a CDS encoding ABC transporter ATP-binding protein: MKMTTDEERHGLVQSESEQSGVRSHDFANDVNHADTDNAVIDPADTDTKDRGTDADLDTAAAKTASSSSLSGNPVLHVEHLSRTYAGADRPAVNDISFTLNRGECLGLVGESGCGKSTLARCLLRIEDADTGSITLGGQDIARLSGRRLRPHRRKIQIVFQNPMAALNPKLKIADSLIDPYEQLGRNAELSHFTYTSKDAYVQKLLEAVELPRDLAGRYPHELSGGQRQRVTIARAIGIEPDVVVLDEPTASLDVISQGAVLQLLTDLRTSLGLSYVFISHDLAAVHRMSQRIIVMREGQIVDRFGADALFAEERHPYTKELISIF, from the coding sequence ATGAAGATGACCACAGATGAAGAACGCCATGGACTTGTGCAGTCGGAATCGGAACAATCCGGTGTGCGAAGCCACGATTTTGCTAACGACGTAAACCATGCAGACACAGACAATGCAGTCATAGATCCTGCGGATACAGATACTAAGGATAGAGGTACAGATGCTGATTTAGATACCGCTGCTGCAAAGACTGCTTCATCGTCCAGCCTCTCCGGCAACCCCGTGCTTCACGTGGAACATCTCAGCCGAACGTATGCAGGTGCAGACCGACCGGCGGTGAATGATATTTCCTTCACTCTGAACCGCGGCGAGTGCCTTGGCCTGGTTGGCGAGAGCGGCTGTGGCAAGAGTACGCTTGCCCGCTGTCTGCTGCGGATTGAAGATGCGGACACGGGCTCGATTACACTGGGTGGACAGGATATCGCGCGGCTGAGCGGCCGACGATTGCGGCCTCATCGCCGGAAGATTCAGATTGTATTCCAGAACCCGATGGCTGCACTGAATCCAAAGCTCAAGATTGCCGATTCGTTAATCGATCCATATGAACAACTTGGACGGAACGCCGAGCTGTCCCACTTTACCTACACATCGAAGGATGCATACGTCCAAAAGCTGCTTGAAGCGGTCGAGCTTCCTAGGGATTTGGCTGGACGATACCCCCATGAGCTAAGTGGTGGACAGCGTCAACGGGTCACGATCGCACGTGCTATTGGGATTGAGCCGGACGTTGTCGTGTTGGATGAACCGACGGCCAGCCTGGACGTGATCTCGCAAGGAGCAGTTTTGCAGTTACTCACCGATCTCCGGACATCGCTTGGTCTGTCATACGTGTTCATCTCGCATGATCTGGCTGCCGTACATCGCATGAGTCAGCGTATTATCGTCATGCGGGAAGGTCAGATCGTTGACCGCTTTGGCGCAGATGCGTTGTTCGCTGAAGAACGCCATCCGTACACGAAGGAACTGATTTCGATTTTCTGA